From a region of the Teredinibacter turnerae genome:
- a CDS encoding alpha/beta fold hydrolase has translation MSCGINVILLRGLGRESEHWLGFAELLKRRCTEIAPYIYFTFATPDTAGCGTEHQRDASHRLTELTDDLVRRLPTKTKDACTVVVGLSMGGLIALDLAKRYESLVDGAVVINSSTGNQPWFRRMCPQALLTALTALALPLRQRENCIFNLVSNTQPEHARQHWWQIQRARPVSRLNLVRLLLAAAGFTLNETIAQKGLVIASQRDRLVDARCSGELAHYLNWPLEVHPSAGHDLPIDNPEWLADVVARWLVREYVIL, from the coding sequence ATGTCCTGTGGAATTAACGTTATCTTGTTGCGGGGGTTGGGGCGCGAATCGGAACACTGGTTGGGGTTCGCCGAACTGTTAAAACGTCGCTGTACGGAGATAGCACCCTACATCTATTTTACCTTCGCCACACCGGATACCGCCGGCTGCGGAACCGAACATCAGCGCGATGCCAGCCACCGCCTTACGGAACTGACCGATGATCTGGTGCGTCGCTTACCTACAAAAACTAAAGACGCCTGCACGGTGGTGGTGGGTCTGTCGATGGGCGGGCTGATCGCGCTGGACTTGGCAAAACGGTATGAATCGCTAGTGGACGGCGCAGTGGTTATTAACAGTAGCACCGGCAATCAACCCTGGTTTAGACGTATGTGTCCGCAGGCATTATTGACCGCGCTCACTGCACTTGCGCTGCCACTTCGGCAGCGGGAAAACTGCATTTTTAACCTGGTCAGTAATACACAACCCGAGCATGCGCGACAGCATTGGTGGCAGATTCAACGCGCACGCCCGGTATCGCGTTTGAATCTGGTGCGTCTGCTGTTAGCGGCGGCGGGGTTCACATTGAACGAAACTATCGCCCAAAAGGGGTTGGTGATCGCTAGCCAACGGGATCGATTAGTGGACGCCAGGTGTTCTGGTGAATTGGCGCACTATTTAAATTGGCCTCTTGAAGTGCATCCGTCCGCTGGCCACGACTTGCCAATTGATAATCCTGAGTGGCTTGCGGATGTCGTTGCGCGATGGCTGGTAAGGGAATATGTAATTTTGTAG
- a CDS encoding DUF2817 domain-containing protein has protein sequence MKSVPPVQNLAPSRSIKSALPKRPPQERKRLKKALPELLWLERLINTYSSTLDASCEDLLPWQGLQLPFYCLTLGGSAADKKTPVLLITGGVHGIERIGSQVILAWLSSLLSRLEWDSAMQQKLSRLRLVIVPIVNPVGMFANRRANGNGVDLNRNGPVTAEDKVPFLVGGHRIGSWLPWYRGSAGQVQELEYRLLQQVVEREVYPRTMAMALDLHSGFGTHDRLWFPYAYRKKLIGSIENYLALKLLWERCFPHHNYIFEPQSIHYLSHGDIWDDFYLQAKKRENHTFIPLTLEMGSWAWVKKRPAQIFNFAGMFNPQKAHRHSRVLRRHLSLLDFLLSAAIDHREWLPADEQIKLLKQAAHVLWN, from the coding sequence ATGAAATCGGTACCACCTGTACAGAACCTAGCACCGTCGCGCAGCATAAAGTCAGCCCTTCCCAAGCGTCCACCGCAAGAGCGTAAACGGCTTAAAAAAGCACTGCCGGAATTGTTGTGGTTGGAACGGTTGATCAACACCTATTCATCCACCCTGGATGCAAGCTGCGAAGATTTGCTTCCCTGGCAGGGGCTGCAACTCCCTTTTTACTGTCTTACGCTGGGCGGTTCGGCTGCCGATAAAAAAACGCCAGTACTGCTGATTACCGGGGGTGTCCACGGCATTGAACGCATTGGCAGCCAGGTGATTCTGGCGTGGTTGTCGAGCCTGCTCAGCCGGCTCGAGTGGGACAGCGCCATGCAGCAAAAGCTGTCGCGCTTGCGCCTGGTTATAGTGCCGATTGTTAATCCTGTGGGGATGTTCGCCAACCGGCGGGCGAACGGCAACGGTGTGGATTTGAATCGCAACGGCCCGGTTACCGCAGAAGATAAGGTGCCGTTCCTTGTGGGGGGGCATCGAATAGGTTCGTGGTTGCCCTGGTATCGCGGCAGTGCCGGTCAGGTTCAGGAACTGGAATACCGGTTACTCCAGCAGGTAGTTGAGCGCGAGGTGTACCCCCGCACGATGGCAATGGCGCTCGATTTACACTCCGGTTTTGGTACCCACGATCGGTTGTGGTTTCCTTATGCCTATCGGAAGAAACTTATTGGCAGCATCGAAAACTATCTCGCACTGAAACTGCTGTGGGAGCGCTGTTTTCCGCACCACAATTATATTTTCGAACCGCAATCCATCCATTATTTATCGCACGGGGATATTTGGGACGACTTTTATTTACAGGCAAAAAAAAGGGAAAATCATACGTTTATTCCACTCACGTTGGAGATGGGCTCCTGGGCCTGGGTAAAGAAGCGCCCCGCACAAATTTTTAATTTTGCCGGCATGTTTAATCCTCAGAAAGCGCACCGCCATTCGCGGGTATTGCGCCGACATCTCTCGTTGCTGGATTTTCTGCTCTCTGCGGCAATTGATCATCGCGAATGGTTGCCGGCGGATGAACAAATCAAACTATTAAAGCAGGCTGCACATGTCCTGTGGAATTAA
- a CDS encoding glycosyl hydrolase produces the protein MNNNWLNKLWRGAACSALAVFASTSLANTVTSAGGTAAATINVNNDWGAGYCATVAISNQGSAPVTGWQVELALSGATISNLWNGSLTGNLVSNLSYNGTINVNGSSEFGYCANGSGGNYLPSLTSLTVQGGGTTSSSSSSSSSSSSSSSSSSSSSSSSSNSSSSSSSSSSSSSSSGGACQVCNWYGEIRPLCVNQDSGWGWENSQSCIGANTCNSQWGGGGVVDNCGSTSSSSSSSSSSSSSSSSSSSSSSSGASSSSSSSSSSSSSSSSSSSSSSSSSSSSSSSSSSSSSSSSSGGIPNAASNGWPYCRSADSDPDGDGWGWENSYSCIVFGSAADPGPGDFDYCLIGDSELTLCSTDNGSWGAENGEICLSASMCPGMGSGVQGAMRDTPVNPNASAKTQSLYSYLQSIWGNHMLAGQMDLTWQDAIDQYQRCINDTGRAPAMMGYDFLNYGLYWNGISGITQTEEAIEHWNRGGIVSFTWHWRDPDAADGTIGEFYTEDTSFTIPIANGELDTSSPSYANIQSDIAMIAAELQTLEDENIPVLWRPLHEASGGWFWWGRSDRTDGVPAAYAQVVLWRHLYETLTNEYGLDNLIWVWNGQSGAWYPGDDYADIVSVDIYDGEQNYESQIGPYALTANYPQQVKMVALSENSNIPDPDLMAADGAWWLWFMVWNDSDTDEGVSSSGNFWTGEYYNTNAHKTHVYNHEYVITLDELPAF, from the coding sequence ATGAATAACAACTGGTTAAACAAACTTTGGCGAGGTGCGGCATGCTCCGCTCTCGCCGTGTTTGCGAGCACTAGCTTAGCGAACACGGTGACCTCGGCTGGCGGTACCGCAGCCGCGACCATTAACGTCAATAACGACTGGGGCGCAGGCTATTGCGCAACCGTTGCCATTAGTAATCAAGGTTCAGCACCGGTAACAGGCTGGCAGGTCGAGCTGGCGCTGAGCGGCGCGACCATATCTAACCTTTGGAACGGTTCGCTGACGGGTAATCTGGTGAGCAACCTCAGCTACAACGGCACCATTAATGTGAACGGCAGTAGTGAGTTTGGCTATTGCGCCAACGGCAGCGGCGGAAATTACCTGCCGTCACTGACCAGCCTCACCGTTCAGGGTGGTGGCACCACTTCGAGCTCGAGTTCAAGCTCCTCCAGTTCAAGTTCGTCGAGCTCGAGTTCGTCAAGCTCAAGCTCCTCCAGCTCAAATTCCAGCTCGTCTAGCTCTAGCTCATCAAGCAGCTCGAGTTCGTCGGGTGGCGCGTGCCAGGTGTGCAACTGGTACGGTGAAATTCGCCCACTGTGCGTTAACCAGGACAGCGGCTGGGGCTGGGAAAACAGCCAGAGCTGTATTGGCGCCAACACCTGTAACAGCCAGTGGGGCGGCGGCGGTGTGGTGGATAACTGCGGCTCTACCAGCAGCTCCAGTTCATCCTCCAGCAGCTCGAGCTCATCCAGCTCCAGCTCGTCCAGTTCATCGTCTTCCGGTGCGTCTTCGAGCAGCAGTTCCTCATCGAGCAGCTCGTCATCCTCAAGTAGTTCATCAAGTAGTTCGTCGTCAAGCAGCTCATCTTCGTCCTCGAGTAGCTCATCCTCTTCGTCCAGCAGTTCCAGTGGCGGTATCCCTAACGCGGCGAGTAACGGCTGGCCGTACTGCCGCTCAGCCGATTCCGATCCGGACGGCGACGGCTGGGGCTGGGAAAACAGCTACTCCTGTATCGTATTCGGCTCTGCCGCAGACCCAGGTCCAGGTGACTTTGACTACTGCCTGATTGGTGACAGCGAGTTGACACTGTGCAGCACAGACAACGGTAGCTGGGGCGCCGAAAACGGTGAAATCTGCCTGTCCGCCAGCATGTGCCCCGGTATGGGGTCGGGTGTCCAAGGCGCTATGCGCGATACACCGGTAAACCCGAACGCCAGTGCCAAAACCCAGTCGCTCTACAGCTACCTGCAATCGATCTGGGGTAACCATATGCTCGCAGGCCAGATGGATCTCACCTGGCAAGATGCTATCGACCAGTACCAGCGGTGCATCAACGATACCGGTCGCGCGCCTGCGATGATGGGATACGACTTCCTCAACTACGGTTTGTACTGGAACGGTATCTCGGGCATCACGCAAACCGAAGAGGCTATCGAACACTGGAATCGCGGCGGTATCGTGTCCTTCACCTGGCACTGGCGTGATCCAGACGCGGCTGACGGCACGATTGGTGAGTTCTACACCGAAGACACCAGCTTCACTATCCCCATCGCCAACGGCGAACTGGACACGTCCAGCCCGTCCTACGCCAACATCCAGTCCGATATCGCAATGATTGCTGCCGAGCTGCAAACGCTGGAAGACGAAAACATCCCAGTGCTGTGGCGCCCATTGCACGAAGCGTCCGGCGGTTGGTTCTGGTGGGGACGTTCAGACCGCACTGATGGGGTCCCAGCGGCCTACGCGCAGGTTGTCCTCTGGCGTCACTTGTACGAAACACTCACCAACGAGTACGGTCTGGATAACCTTATCTGGGTGTGGAATGGTCAGAGCGGTGCCTGGTACCCAGGAGACGACTACGCGGATATCGTGAGCGTGGACATTTACGACGGCGAACAAAACTATGAGTCGCAGATAGGACCTTACGCGCTCACCGCCAATTATCCGCAACAGGTAAAAATGGTTGCGCTGAGTGAAAACAGCAATATACCAGACCCGGATCTGATGGCAGCAGACGGTGCCTGGTGGCTCTGGTTTATGGTGTGGAACGATTCAGATACAGACGAAGGCGTGAGCAGCTCCGGGAATTTCTGGACTGGCGAGTACTACAACACCAATGCGCACAAAACCCACGTCTACAATCACGAGTATGTTATCACTCTGGATGAACTGCCCGCGTTCTAA